Proteins from a single region of Macrotis lagotis isolate mMagLag1 chromosome 2, bilby.v1.9.chrom.fasta, whole genome shotgun sequence:
- the DUSP23 gene encoding dual specificity protein phosphatase 23 gives MGSEPPNFSWVLPGRLAGLALPRLPAHYQFLWAQGVRHLVSLTERGPPHSDTCPGLKVHRLRIPDFCPPAPEQIDRFVRLVEEANARGEAVGVHCALGYGRTGTMLACYLVKEKGLAGGEAVAQIRQLRPGSIETHEQEKAVFQFYQRTK, from the exons ATGGGCTCCGAGCCCCCCAACTTCTCGTGGGTGCTCCCGGGCCGCCTGGCGGGCCTCGCGCTGCCCCGGCTCCCGGCTCACTACCAGTTCCTGTGGGCTCAGGGGGTGCGGCACCTGGTGTCCCTGACGGAGCGCGGCCCCCCCCACAGTGACACCTGCCCGGGCCTCAAGGTGCACCGGCTGCGGATCCCCGACTTCTGCCCGCCGGCGCCTGAGCAGATTGACCGCTTCGTGCGCCTCGTGGAGGAGGCTAACGCGCGGGGAGAG GCTGTGGGGGTGCATTGTGCCCTAGGTTATGGGCGTACAGGCACCATGCTGGCTTGCTATCTGGTAAAGGAGAAAGGCCTGGCAGGAGGAGAAGCTGTCGCCCAGATTCGGCAACTCCGACCAGGTTCCATCGAGACCCACGAACAAGAGAAAGCAGTTTTCCAGTTCTATCAACGAACCAAGTAG